A part of Melittangium boletus DSM 14713 genomic DNA contains:
- a CDS encoding TetR/AcrR family transcriptional regulator gives MSQKSEQKQKSHEAILASAATLLLERGIRASSVMDVMKGAGLTVGGFYGHFDSKEHLFTETIRATARTLWNRLLHRATAEGGPSRSPALIVLERYLSREHRDRADSGCPLPSIAPEVAREGEPYRGALEGELAEFLRSFSALLGPGEKSRRKALGVFALMYGALSLSRAVRGTRLSDEFLEAAQELGTAALTQEPPPPPRA, from the coding sequence ATGAGCCAGAAGTCGGAACAGAAGCAGAAGTCCCATGAAGCCATCCTCGCGTCCGCGGCCACGCTGCTGCTCGAGCGGGGCATCCGCGCCAGCTCCGTCATGGACGTGATGAAGGGGGCGGGCCTCACCGTGGGGGGCTTCTACGGCCACTTCGACTCCAAGGAGCACCTCTTCACCGAGACCATCCGCGCCACGGCCCGCACCCTGTGGAACCGGCTGCTCCACCGGGCGACGGCGGAAGGCGGCCCGAGCCGTTCCCCCGCCCTCATCGTCCTCGAGCGCTACCTGTCCCGCGAGCACCGCGACCGCGCGGACTCCGGCTGCCCTCTGCCGAGTATCGCCCCCGAGGTCGCGCGGGAAGGCGAGCCCTACCGGGGAGCGCTGGAGGGCGAGCTCGCCGAGTTCCTGCGCTCGTTCAGCGCCCTGCTCGGCCCCGGTGAGAAGTCCCGGCGCAAGGCACTCGGGGTGTTCGCCCTCATGTACGGCGCGCTGTCGTTGTCCCGCGCCGTCCGCGGCACGCGCCTGAGCGATGAATTCCTCGAGGCCGCCCAGGAGCTCGGCACGGCCGCCCTCACCCAAGAGCCTCCCCCGCCCCCGCGCGCGTGA
- a CDS encoding LysM peptidoglycan-binding domain-containing protein, giving the protein MGEIDYRVRTGDTLWGISRRYKTSVELLSRVNTLHDDRLQVGQVLRIPSSSKDPSALAKELLRTTSLTSGSTATRGGKARPPSTIPHSSPGRAAAPDIEDVRSGEATLRFGMEGSAVKELQRLLVVSGQLLQERMNMSPGIFGPATRSAVSAFQRAHHLIPWGNPQGTVDRPTLETLDSVGTEKRADFRPKNVHSEVKPTGPTSGGVHKASAPKAAETSGKTPTNQSWLEAIWDWILGTAQGDFNKDPALSQIIVNTILGLIPVVDQILDVRDIIAGLKDIIEYYLEDETEQRRHESVLGLPYEYWIWLNIFIIAMGCIPEVGSAVKGVLRVLISFLATLGKVGGTLTAVQAQRLWRELDKVVKHLGVGNLKAQDWLKRFEGDLDKRVEQAFLLIKQALNVLNSLLTSAEQVATGWLAKRVVDAKQLKEFIAQLREIKQTIRQCHARLNLAKEEINRWLRAQLKQLLGAAPRLPSNSVPRASQAHVKSQAQRADELSRAVTKSKAAASLAERQYHAAAEELCAALRASRSTLYSGLDPAIILKVVNTAYYAAKTGIKRFDVFLKELRLKNFAKNIDFDGLSARELEEFEQAFMKGVDKASNEFSVTVPFKNGPRTIHTNDAGQLVLDGHILGPTKCKEIYKLLGLSHAIDGHGPLKDLLEVINEALQNKSFTSGKFNSDRALLEGIQLATAELNAGRFYVNAAGGPRIVDLPANAEIGRAFMVRNEVPQGITPLAFDTQIDNVVELEVVSIRAVFNANGTIKTIYPRGLPP; this is encoded by the coding sequence ATGGGTGAAATTGACTACCGGGTTCGTACGGGAGACACGCTGTGGGGGATCTCCAGACGGTACAAGACCAGTGTTGAACTGCTGAGCCGAGTCAACACATTGCACGATGACCGGCTTCAGGTCGGGCAAGTGCTGCGCATCCCCAGCAGCAGCAAAGACCCGAGCGCGCTCGCGAAAGAGCTCCTGCGGACGACCAGCCTGACCAGCGGCAGCACAGCCACACGGGGAGGCAAAGCACGCCCGCCGAGCACGATTCCCCATTCAAGCCCCGGTCGCGCAGCGGCTCCAGACATCGAGGACGTTCGCTCCGGTGAAGCAACCCTCCGATTCGGGATGGAGGGCTCCGCGGTCAAGGAACTCCAGCGATTGCTCGTGGTCTCTGGACAGCTCCTCCAAGAGCGGATGAACATGAGCCCGGGGATCTTCGGCCCCGCGACCCGCTCGGCGGTGAGCGCGTTTCAACGAGCACACCACCTCATTCCCTGGGGAAATCCCCAAGGAACCGTTGACCGACCGACCTTGGAGACATTGGACTCGGTCGGCACGGAGAAACGAGCGGACTTCCGCCCCAAGAATGTCCACTCGGAGGTCAAGCCTACCGGTCCCACTTCAGGTGGCGTGCACAAGGCATCCGCCCCCAAAGCAGCGGAAACCTCAGGGAAGACTCCCACCAATCAATCGTGGCTCGAGGCCATTTGGGACTGGATCCTGGGAACGGCGCAAGGCGACTTCAACAAGGATCCCGCGCTCAGCCAGATCATCGTCAATACGATTCTGGGCCTCATCCCGGTGGTGGACCAGATCCTGGATGTCAGGGATATCATCGCGGGCCTCAAGGACATCATCGAGTACTACCTGGAGGATGAAACGGAGCAGAGGCGCCATGAGTCGGTGCTGGGCCTTCCCTATGAGTACTGGATTTGGCTCAACATCTTCATCATCGCCATGGGTTGCATCCCGGAAGTGGGCTCCGCCGTCAAGGGCGTGCTCCGCGTCCTCATCTCGTTCCTCGCGACGCTCGGCAAGGTGGGTGGGACGCTGACGGCTGTCCAGGCCCAGCGGCTCTGGCGCGAACTGGACAAGGTGGTGAAGCACCTTGGCGTCGGGAACCTGAAGGCCCAGGATTGGTTGAAGCGCTTCGAAGGCGACCTCGACAAGCGGGTGGAGCAGGCGTTCCTCCTGATCAAGCAGGCACTGAACGTCCTGAACTCCTTGCTTACGAGCGCGGAACAGGTCGCCACCGGTTGGCTCGCCAAGCGGGTCGTGGATGCCAAACAACTGAAGGAGTTTATCGCCCAGTTGCGCGAAATCAAGCAGACGATTAGGCAATGCCATGCCCGGCTCAACCTGGCCAAGGAGGAAATCAACCGGTGGCTGAGGGCACAGCTCAAACAACTCCTTGGCGCCGCTCCGCGACTCCCGTCGAACAGCGTACCCCGCGCATCACAAGCTCACGTGAAGTCGCAAGCTCAGCGCGCCGACGAGCTGTCGCGGGCAGTTACGAAGAGCAAAGCCGCCGCCAGTCTCGCCGAACGACAGTACCACGCCGCCGCCGAGGAACTTTGCGCGGCCCTTCGAGCCAGCCGCAGCACGCTGTATTCCGGACTGGATCCAGCAATCATTCTCAAGGTTGTCAATACGGCTTATTACGCAGCCAAGACGGGAATCAAGCGGTTCGACGTCTTCCTGAAGGAGCTGCGGCTCAAGAACTTCGCCAAGAACATCGACTTCGATGGCCTGAGCGCCCGTGAACTGGAGGAGTTCGAACAGGCCTTCATGAAGGGGGTAGACAAAGCGAGCAATGAATTTTCCGTTACCGTCCCTTTCAAGAACGGGCCGCGAACGATCCACACCAACGACGCTGGACAGTTGGTATTGGATGGACACATACTGGGCCCAACAAAGTGCAAGGAAATATACAAACTCCTTGGTCTCTCACATGCCATCGACGGACATGGTCCACTAAAAGATCTATTGGAAGTCATCAACGAGGCGCTCCAGAACAAAAGCTTCACCTCGGGCAAATTCAACTCCGACAGGGCACTCCTGGAGGGCATCCAGCTGGCGACGGCCGAATTGAATGCGGGAAGATTCTACGTGAACGCCGCTGGAGGCCCGCGCATTGTCGACCTTCCAGCCAATGCAGAGATCGGGCGAGCATTCATGGTCAGGAACGAGGTTCCTCAAGGCATCACGCCGCTCGCCTTCGACACTCAGATCGATAATGTCGTAGAACTAGAGGTCGTCAGTATTCGAGCCGTGTTCAATGCCAACGGCACCATCAAGACCATCTATCCTCGAGGACTTCCTCCATGA
- a CDS encoding Rrf2 family transcriptional regulator translates to MLRMSKMTDYGIMLLTELVHAGSGTRTAKELSACAQVLLPSVSKVLKGLHGAGLSRRSSPP, encoded by the coding sequence ATGCTCCGGATGAGCAAGATGACGGACTACGGCATCATGCTGCTGACCGAACTGGTGCATGCCGGCTCCGGGACGCGCACGGCCAAGGAACTGTCGGCGTGTGCCCAGGTGCTGCTGCCCTCGGTGAGCAAGGTGCTCAAGGGCCTGCACGGCGCCGGCCTGTCACGGAGATCATCACCGCCCTAG
- the rph gene encoding rifamycin-inactivating phosphotransferase, protein MRAYVLGLQEVDRTRIMVVGGKGASLGELSRLEGIRVPDGFCVSTEAFKRILGEAPTLGEWLDRLSRLKAEDRDGIRELSAEIRTIIEGIAIPEDIQEAITRFLSRLGEQAAYAVRSSATAEDLPTASFAGQQDTYLNVIGKSAILAHVSRCWASLFTERAVSYCVRHGFDHRKVHMAVVVQKMVIPRAAGILFTADPVTSNRKVSSIEAGFGLGEALVSGLVNADGYKVRSGQVTEKTVATKKLATWALAEGGTRERALEPERRNSPVLTDEQIVRLERLGRRIEEHFGHPQDIEWCLVDDAFSIVQSRPITTLYPIPDVGDRGNHVFISVGHQQMMTDPMKPLGLSLWQLTAARPMYAAGGRLFVDLTKELASPASRDAILNVLGGSDPLIKDALMTLIERGDFIEPSPADPPASGPAQGKPGLSPAGSHPPLDDDPAIVAELIAHSQTSIEALKRNIQTKSGTELLDFILEDIQHLRKSLLEPRSFSAIMAGMNASSWINEKMMAWLGEKNAADTLSQSVPNNITSEMGLALLDVADAIRPHPEVIEYLRTAKDEGFLEGLTRLEGGQAAHDALSAYLDKFGMRCVGEIDVTRTRWREKPTTLVPLILGNVKTFEPGASSRKFEQGRQEALKKEQELLARLKQLPDGEQKAGEAQRMIRRLRNFIGYREYPKYSIVNRYFLCKQALLKEAEQLVRAHVIPEKEDIYYLTFQELREVVRTNQLDGQIVSRRKDEHERYRKLTPPRVITSDGEIVAGAYKRADLPAGAIVGLPVSSGVVEGRARVLLDMADADLSEGDILVTSFTDPSWTPLFVSIKGLVTEVGGLMTHGAVIAREYGLPAVVGVEQATRRIQDGQRIRVHGTEGYVEILPS, encoded by the coding sequence ATGCGTGCTTACGTGCTGGGTCTCCAGGAGGTCGACCGAACCCGAATCATGGTGGTCGGGGGGAAAGGCGCGAGCCTGGGGGAGCTTTCCCGTCTGGAAGGGATCCGCGTACCGGATGGCTTTTGCGTTTCGACCGAAGCCTTCAAGCGGATCCTGGGAGAAGCGCCGACGCTGGGCGAATGGCTCGATCGGTTGTCGCGTCTGAAGGCGGAAGACCGGGATGGAATCCGGGAGCTCAGCGCGGAGATCCGCACGATCATCGAAGGGATAGCCATCCCCGAAGACATTCAGGAAGCGATCACCCGCTTCCTTTCCAGGCTCGGCGAGCAAGCCGCCTATGCCGTCCGGTCCAGCGCGACGGCGGAGGATTTGCCGACGGCTTCCTTCGCGGGCCAGCAGGACACGTACCTGAACGTCATCGGGAAGTCGGCGATCCTGGCGCACGTCAGCCGGTGCTGGGCGTCGCTCTTCACCGAGCGGGCGGTCTCCTACTGCGTTCGACACGGCTTCGACCACCGCAAGGTCCACATGGCGGTGGTGGTGCAGAAGATGGTCATCCCTCGGGCGGCCGGAATCTTGTTCACGGCCGATCCCGTGACCTCGAACCGGAAGGTGTCCTCCATCGAGGCGGGCTTCGGCCTCGGTGAGGCATTGGTCTCCGGCCTGGTGAACGCCGATGGCTACAAGGTGCGCAGCGGCCAGGTCACCGAGAAGACGGTCGCCACCAAGAAGCTGGCGACTTGGGCCTTGGCGGAGGGCGGTACGCGGGAACGGGCGCTCGAGCCCGAGCGGCGGAACAGCCCCGTGCTGACGGATGAGCAGATCGTGCGGCTCGAGCGCCTGGGCAGGCGGATCGAAGAGCACTTCGGTCATCCCCAGGACATCGAATGGTGCCTGGTCGACGACGCGTTCTCCATCGTCCAGAGTCGGCCCATCACGACCCTGTACCCCATCCCGGATGTGGGTGATCGAGGCAACCACGTCTTCATCTCCGTCGGCCATCAACAAATGATGACCGACCCCATGAAGCCCTTGGGGCTGTCCTTGTGGCAGTTGACCGCCGCTCGCCCCATGTATGCGGCGGGTGGGAGGTTGTTCGTCGATCTCACGAAGGAGCTGGCTTCACCGGCCAGCCGGGACGCCATTTTGAATGTCCTGGGCGGATCCGATCCGCTCATCAAGGACGCCCTCATGACCCTCATCGAGCGGGGCGATTTCATCGAACCGTCGCCCGCGGATCCACCCGCATCGGGTCCCGCTCAAGGCAAGCCAGGTCTGTCGCCCGCGGGTTCCCACCCGCCTCTCGACGACGATCCGGCGATCGTCGCCGAGTTGATCGCGCACAGCCAGACGTCGATCGAAGCGCTGAAGCGGAACATCCAAACGAAATCCGGAACGGAATTACTGGATTTCATCCTGGAAGACATTCAGCACTTGCGGAAGAGCTTGCTTGAACCGCGGAGCTTCAGCGCGATCATGGCCGGCATGAACGCCTCGTCTTGGATCAACGAGAAGATGATGGCGTGGTTGGGCGAGAAGAACGCCGCGGACACGCTCTCTCAGTCCGTGCCGAACAACATCACCTCGGAAATGGGGCTGGCGCTCCTGGATGTCGCGGACGCGATCCGGCCGCATCCGGAGGTGATCGAATACCTGCGAACTGCCAAGGATGAGGGCTTCCTGGAGGGCCTGACCCGGTTGGAGGGTGGACAGGCAGCCCACGACGCCCTCTCCGCGTATCTCGACAAATTCGGCATGCGATGCGTCGGGGAAATCGATGTGACGAGGACGCGTTGGCGCGAAAAACCCACGACCCTCGTCCCCTTGATCCTCGGCAACGTCAAGACCTTCGAGCCCGGGGCCAGCAGCCGGAAGTTCGAGCAGGGGCGGCAAGAGGCCTTGAAGAAGGAACAGGAGCTCCTGGCGCGATTGAAGCAATTGCCGGATGGGGAACAAAAAGCCGGAGAAGCGCAACGGATGATCCGCCGGCTCCGCAACTTCATCGGCTACCGGGAGTACCCGAAATACAGCATCGTCAATCGCTACTTCCTCTGCAAGCAGGCCTTGCTCAAGGAAGCCGAGCAGCTCGTGCGGGCCCACGTGATTCCTGAAAAGGAAGACATCTATTACCTCACCTTCCAGGAGCTTCGCGAAGTCGTGCGCACGAACCAGCTGGATGGCCAGATCGTCAGCCGACGAAAGGACGAGCACGAACGATACCGGAAGCTGACGCCACCGCGGGTCATCACGTCCGATGGTGAAATCGTCGCGGGTGCGTACAAACGAGCCGATCTCCCCGCCGGAGCCATCGTCGGTCTACCGGTCTCCTCGGGCGTGGTGGAGGGACGAGCCCGCGTCCTCTTGGACATGGCCGACGCTGATTTGTCAGAGGGGGATATCTTGGTCACCTCCTTCACGGACCCGAGCTGGACGCCCTTGTTCGTGTCCATCAAGGGCCTGGTGACCGAGGTGGGGGGACTGATGACCCATGGCGCGGTGATCGCCAGGGAATACGGCTTGCCGGCCGTCGTCGGCGTGGAGCAGGCGACCCGGCGGATCCAGGATGGGCAACGCATCCGCGTGCATGGAACGGAAGGGTACGTCGAGATCCTGCCCTCGTAG
- the fabF gene encoding beta-ketoacyl-ACP synthase II, with protein sequence MSERRVVITGTGLITPLGTGTEKNWRAMMAGQSGIAPVTRFDVGKIDTRIAGEVKDFQPERFIEKREARRMDLFAQYALAAAEMAVQESGLPIGPDAPHGYAPEKVGVIVGSGIGGISSLEEQYAKGMEKGFDRLSPFFILQMIINMAPGLISIRYGCKGPNWSPVSACATSAHAIGEAWKSIRLGECDAVIAGGAEAAITPLALGGFSVMKAMSRRNEDPAAASRPFDRDRDGFVLGEGAGMLVLEELSHAKKRGARILAELVGYGTNSDAYHVTQPSPGGEGAARCMRLALESARLNPEDITYINAHGTSTPLNDASETQAIQRVFGPHVRGLAVSSTKSMTGHMLGAAGGAEAVVSVLTLRGGVIPPTINYTMPDPECDLDCVPNQPREQRVDAVMSNSFGFGGTNAVLVFKRFG encoded by the coding sequence ATGTCGGAGCGTCGAGTCGTCATCACCGGAACCGGACTCATCACCCCCCTGGGGACTGGCACGGAGAAGAACTGGCGCGCGATGATGGCCGGGCAGTCCGGCATCGCGCCCGTCACCCGCTTCGACGTGGGGAAGATCGACACCCGCATCGCCGGAGAGGTGAAGGACTTCCAGCCCGAGCGGTTCATCGAGAAGCGCGAAGCGCGCCGGATGGACCTGTTCGCCCAGTACGCGCTCGCCGCGGCGGAGATGGCCGTCCAGGAGAGTGGGCTGCCCATTGGACCGGACGCCCCTCACGGCTACGCGCCCGAGAAGGTGGGCGTCATCGTCGGCTCGGGCATTGGCGGCATCTCCTCGCTGGAGGAGCAATATGCCAAGGGCATGGAGAAGGGGTTCGACCGGCTCTCGCCCTTCTTCATCCTCCAGATGATCATCAACATGGCGCCCGGGCTCATCTCCATCCGCTACGGCTGCAAGGGGCCCAACTGGTCGCCCGTGTCCGCCTGTGCCACGAGCGCCCACGCCATCGGCGAGGCCTGGAAGTCCATCCGCCTGGGCGAGTGTGATGCCGTCATCGCGGGCGGCGCCGAGGCGGCCATCACCCCGCTGGCCCTGGGCGGCTTCTCCGTGATGAAGGCCATGTCCCGCCGCAACGAGGACCCCGCGGCCGCCAGCCGCCCCTTCGACAGGGACCGGGACGGCTTCGTGCTGGGAGAGGGCGCGGGCATGCTGGTGCTCGAGGAGCTGTCGCACGCGAAGAAGCGCGGCGCCCGCATCCTGGCGGAGCTGGTGGGCTATGGCACCAACTCGGACGCGTACCACGTGACGCAGCCGTCCCCCGGAGGCGAGGGCGCGGCGCGCTGCATGCGCCTGGCGCTCGAGTCGGCGCGGCTCAATCCCGAGGACATCACCTACATCAACGCGCACGGCACCTCGACGCCGCTCAACGACGCCAGCGAGACCCAGGCCATCCAGCGCGTCTTCGGCCCCCACGTGCGGGGGCTCGCGGTGTCCTCCACCAAGTCCATGACGGGCCACATGCTGGGCGCGGCGGGGGGCGCCGAAGCCGTGGTGAGCGTGTTGACGCTGCGCGGTGGGGTCATCCCCCCGACCATCAACTACACCATGCCCGACCCCGAATGTGACCTCGACTGCGTGCCCAACCAGCCGCGCGAGCAACGCGTGGACGCGGTGATGAGCAATTCGTTCGGCTTTGGCGGCACCAACGCGGTGCTCGTGTTCAAGCGCTTCGGCTGA
- a CDS encoding thiamine pyrophosphate-requiring protein: protein MSGTVGDYLLYRLSQWGVRRIYGYPGDGINGLLGALGRNSEFQFIQARHEEMAAFMACAHAKFTGEPGVCMATSGPGAIHLLNGLYDAKLDHQPVVAIVGQQASMALGGAYQQEVDLQVLFKDVANEFITTVTHPSAIRHAVDRALRIARAERTVTCVILPNDIQDMPYESPPMRHGTVHSSVGYSEPRVIPQEQDLRRAADVLNAGKKVAMLVGAGAMRAADELIEVAELLGAGVAKALLGKAVLPDTLPYVTGAIGLLGTRPSYDMMMGCDTLLMVGTSFPYSEFLPPEGQARGVQIDLDPRMLAIRYPVEVPLSGDSKESLRALIPLLKRKEDRSWREQVEKGARRWWKEVEGQAMVTAKPLNPERVFWELSPKLPDGVIMAADSGTSANWFARDLKIREGMMTSLSGNLATMGCGVPYAIGAKFAYPDRPVIAFVGDGAMQMNGNGELITIAKYWKEWKDPRMVILVLNNRDLNMVTWEQRVMAGDPEYKASQELPDFPYARYAESIGLRGIRVDKPEQLADAWDRALTADRPVVFEAYVDPTVPPLPPHITLEQAKHFSEALLKGDPKSRGVIGQSIKAMVEKLKPTKS from the coding sequence ATGAGCGGAACCGTCGGCGACTACCTCCTCTACCGCCTGAGCCAGTGGGGCGTCCGGCGCATCTACGGCTACCCGGGAGATGGCATCAACGGCCTCCTGGGCGCGCTGGGCCGCAACTCCGAGTTCCAGTTCATCCAGGCGCGGCACGAGGAGATGGCGGCCTTCATGGCCTGTGCGCACGCGAAGTTCACGGGCGAGCCCGGCGTGTGCATGGCGACGTCGGGGCCTGGTGCCATCCACCTGCTCAATGGCTTGTACGACGCGAAGCTGGACCATCAGCCCGTGGTGGCCATCGTGGGCCAGCAGGCGAGCATGGCCCTGGGCGGGGCCTATCAGCAGGAGGTGGACCTCCAGGTGCTGTTCAAGGACGTGGCCAACGAGTTCATCACCACGGTGACGCATCCCTCGGCCATCCGCCACGCGGTGGACCGGGCCCTTCGCATCGCCCGGGCCGAGCGCACGGTGACGTGTGTCATCCTTCCCAATGACATCCAGGACATGCCGTACGAGTCGCCGCCGATGAGGCACGGCACGGTGCACTCGAGCGTGGGCTACAGCGAGCCGCGCGTCATTCCCCAGGAGCAGGACCTGAGGCGAGCGGCGGACGTGCTCAACGCGGGCAAGAAGGTGGCGATGCTGGTGGGCGCGGGAGCGATGCGCGCGGCGGACGAGCTCATCGAGGTGGCGGAACTGTTGGGCGCGGGCGTGGCCAAGGCGCTCCTGGGCAAGGCGGTGTTGCCGGACACGCTGCCCTACGTGACGGGCGCCATCGGCCTCTTGGGCACGCGTCCCAGCTACGACATGATGATGGGTTGCGACACGCTGCTGATGGTGGGCACGAGCTTCCCGTACTCGGAGTTCCTGCCTCCCGAGGGCCAGGCGCGGGGTGTGCAGATCGACCTGGATCCACGCATGTTGGCCATCCGCTACCCGGTGGAGGTGCCGCTGTCGGGAGACTCGAAGGAGTCGCTGCGGGCGCTCATTCCGCTGCTCAAGCGCAAGGAGGACCGGAGCTGGCGTGAGCAGGTGGAGAAGGGCGCGCGCCGGTGGTGGAAGGAGGTGGAGGGTCAGGCGATGGTCACCGCCAAACCCCTCAATCCCGAGCGCGTCTTCTGGGAGCTGTCGCCGAAGCTGCCGGATGGGGTGATCATGGCGGCGGACTCGGGCACGTCGGCCAACTGGTTCGCGAGGGACTTGAAGATTCGCGAGGGGATGATGACGTCCCTGTCGGGGAACCTGGCCACCATGGGGTGCGGCGTGCCGTATGCCATTGGCGCCAAGTTCGCCTACCCCGACCGGCCCGTCATCGCGTTCGTGGGCGACGGCGCCATGCAGATGAATGGCAATGGCGAGCTCATCACCATCGCGAAGTACTGGAAGGAGTGGAAGGATCCGCGGATGGTCATCCTGGTGCTCAACAACCGGGACCTGAACATGGTGACGTGGGAGCAGCGGGTGATGGCGGGGGACCCGGAGTACAAGGCCTCACAGGAGCTGCCGGACTTCCCCTACGCGCGCTACGCGGAGTCCATCGGCTTGCGCGGCATCCGGGTGGACAAGCCCGAGCAGCTCGCCGACGCGTGGGACCGGGCGTTGACGGCGGATCGGCCGGTGGTGTTCGAGGCCTACGTGGACCCGACAGTGCCGCCGCTGCCGCCGCACATCACGCTGGAGCAGGCCAAACACTTCTCCGAGGCGCTGCTCAAGGGAGACCCCAAGTCCAGGGGGGTCATCGGCCAGTCCATCAAGGCCATGGTGGAGAAGCTCAAGCCCACCAAGAGCTGA
- the aac(3) gene encoding aminoglycoside 3-N-acetyltransferase yields MTRASVTVTRTQLRGELRRLGVDAGDLVMVHAGLRSLGPVLGGVNTVVQSLLDAVGGGGTLMAYMDWEMGAEPEDFEDERLREEIPTFDKRIARASRDHGILAETIRTWPGAVRSDHPDAGVAAIGARAEWICADHPLRYGYGPGSPLHKLAEGGGKVLMLGAPLEKITLLHHVEHLANIPGKRITRYERPLWVEGERRWVSFEEFDTSEPVTDALLASGGDYFTAIAELCLAQGGGRAGRIARAPSYLFDARRLVTCGVAWLEKHHGGGGLPTES; encoded by the coding sequence TTGACCCGAGCCTCGGTGACCGTGACCCGTACCCAACTGAGAGGAGAGCTGCGGCGGCTGGGGGTGGATGCTGGCGATCTCGTGATGGTGCATGCCGGCCTCCGGAGCCTGGGCCCCGTGCTGGGCGGCGTGAACACCGTGGTTCAGTCCCTGCTCGATGCGGTGGGCGGCGGCGGCACGCTCATGGCGTACATGGATTGGGAGATGGGGGCGGAGCCGGAAGACTTCGAGGACGAGCGCCTTCGCGAGGAGATCCCCACGTTCGACAAGCGCATCGCGCGGGCGAGCCGCGACCACGGGATTCTCGCGGAGACGATTCGGACCTGGCCCGGTGCGGTTCGGAGCGATCACCCGGATGCCGGGGTGGCGGCGATCGGTGCGCGCGCGGAGTGGATCTGCGCGGACCACCCGCTGCGATACGGGTATGGCCCGGGCTCTCCGCTGCACAAGCTGGCGGAGGGGGGCGGCAAGGTGCTGATGCTCGGTGCGCCGCTCGAGAAGATCACGTTGCTGCACCACGTGGAGCACCTGGCGAACATCCCCGGCAAGCGCATCACGCGGTACGAGCGGCCGCTCTGGGTGGAGGGCGAACGGCGCTGGGTTTCGTTCGAGGAGTTCGACACGAGCGAGCCGGTGACCGACGCGCTGCTCGCGTCCGGCGGAGACTACTTCACGGCCATCGCGGAGCTGTGTCTCGCGCAGGGGGGCGGCCGCGCGGGAAGGATCGCGCGGGCGCCGTCCTATCTGTTCGATGCACGCCGGCTGGTGACGTGCGGCGTTGCCTGGTTGGAGAAGCACCACGGGGGCGGTGGGCTCCCCACGGAGAGTTAG
- a CDS encoding CHAP domain-containing protein — protein MSRQAAATPPTGLEAKAKETVQAAVKAPGVTRALWGQRVARRAAGLVGESVIPARVPNDCSGLVRVAYYSVGVELLHRPRREENAVTAIYRRAAALGAVHWGKPQVGDLIFFRETYDRNGDGRRNDGLTHVGIVESVASNGTVTFVHRVGPGVMRSRVNPRFPSVYSRGGRIFNDLLRRAEGKEPPRLTGDLFVGYASSARL, from the coding sequence ATGTCCAGGCAGGCCGCCGCGACTCCGCCGACGGGACTCGAGGCGAAGGCCAAGGAGACGGTCCAGGCCGCGGTGAAGGCGCCCGGAGTGACGCGGGCCCTGTGGGGTCAGCGCGTGGCGCGGCGCGCGGCGGGCCTGGTGGGGGAATCGGTGATTCCCGCGCGGGTGCCCAATGACTGCTCGGGGCTCGTGCGCGTCGCGTACTACTCGGTGGGGGTGGAGCTGCTGCACCGGCCCCGGCGCGAGGAGAACGCGGTGACGGCCATCTACCGGCGCGCGGCGGCGCTGGGCGCGGTGCACTGGGGCAAGCCCCAGGTGGGAGATCTCATCTTCTTCCGCGAGACGTATGACCGGAATGGAGATGGCCGGCGCAACGATGGCCTCACGCACGTGGGCATCGTCGAGTCGGTGGCGAGCAATGGCACCGTCACCTTCGTGCACCGGGTGGGCCCGGGGGTGATGCGCAGCCGGGTCAATCCCCGCTTCCCCTCGGTGTACAGCCGGGGAGGCCGGATCTTCAATGACTTGCTGCGCCGGGCCGAGGGCAAGGAACCCCCGCGCCTGACGGGGGACTTGTTCGTGGGCTACGCCTCGTCCGCGCGGCTGTGA